The following are encoded together in the Arthrobacter sp. Y-9 genome:
- the mptB gene encoding polyprenol phosphomannose-dependent alpha 1,6 mannosyltransferase MptB: MAETQDSTTVKKPDRKRRLSWREPWAGNPWPAIIEGTVGSFLMFAGSIGMGWIAPASPMLRHPLVIFLRTDGQGIAASTLALSLGAMILIRSWIRLGQRLGGWGTGSLKAVVWAISLWALPLFFAVPIFSRDIYAYTGQGRLVAEGLDPYTQGISSLSNWFQLGADKAWAENRTPYGPYFLWLARAVVGITGAQPDYSVLLFRVVALIGVVLCVVYVPKLAAQHGINPGRALWLAVANPLFIISFVASAHNDVLMIGLAVAAFYFASVGKHKTALLLITASIGVKIITVIFLPFLALMWAGKGAGWLRKVMFWAISGLGSLAILVVSGIPYHLGMGWLFALTDPTPGYTGYAPSGFLGQQLEMIFNALGLPGGDIATGFRTLLKVGSMVIAALLILRGKHEHLVRRAGLAMASIVLLSPIIQPWYILWFVPLLAATGIRNDWQVKSLYIVVTFFVVFGAQDQLSVYSFVQLGVPVSSIAFFVALGMTVYLAFLDVHTRKALFGGRRNDGNWGVI, encoded by the coding sequence ATGGCGGAGACGCAGGACAGCACCACCGTGAAGAAGCCGGACCGCAAACGCCGTCTGTCCTGGCGCGAGCCCTGGGCCGGCAATCCCTGGCCGGCCATCATCGAAGGGACCGTCGGCTCCTTCCTCATGTTCGCCGGGTCGATCGGCATGGGCTGGATCGCTCCCGCGTCACCCATGCTCCGGCATCCGCTGGTCATCTTCCTCCGCACCGACGGCCAGGGCATCGCGGCGTCCACCCTGGCGCTCAGTCTCGGCGCCATGATCCTCATCCGGTCGTGGATCCGGCTGGGCCAACGGCTGGGAGGCTGGGGGACCGGCTCACTCAAAGCGGTGGTCTGGGCGATCTCCCTGTGGGCGCTGCCCCTGTTCTTCGCCGTTCCGATCTTCTCCCGTGACATCTACGCCTACACGGGTCAGGGCCGGCTCGTGGCCGAGGGCCTCGACCCGTACACGCAAGGCATCTCCTCGCTCAGCAATTGGTTCCAGCTGGGCGCAGACAAAGCCTGGGCGGAGAACCGGACCCCGTACGGGCCGTACTTCCTCTGGCTGGCCCGCGCGGTCGTGGGCATCACGGGAGCCCAGCCGGATTATTCCGTGCTGCTCTTCCGGGTGGTCGCGCTCATCGGCGTCGTGCTGTGTGTCGTCTACGTCCCCAAGCTGGCGGCTCAGCACGGCATCAACCCGGGCAGGGCGCTGTGGCTGGCCGTGGCGAACCCGCTCTTCATCATCAGTTTCGTGGCCAGCGCCCACAATGACGTGCTCATGATCGGTCTCGCCGTGGCGGCCTTCTACTTCGCCTCGGTGGGCAAGCACAAGACCGCTCTGCTGCTCATCACGGCCTCCATCGGGGTGAAGATCATCACCGTGATCTTCCTGCCGTTCCTGGCGCTCATGTGGGCCGGCAAGGGCGCCGGGTGGCTCCGCAAAGTGATGTTCTGGGCCATCAGCGGCCTGGGGTCACTGGCGATCCTCGTGGTCAGCGGGATCCCGTACCACCTCGGCATGGGGTGGCTGTTCGCCCTCACGGACCCCACCCCGGGATACACCGGCTATGCGCCCTCGGGCTTCCTGGGGCAGCAGCTGGAGATGATCTTCAACGCGCTCGGTCTGCCCGGCGGGGACATCGCCACGGGCTTCCGGACCCTGTTGAAGGTGGGTTCGATGGTCATCGCGGCGCTGCTGATCCTGCGCGGCAAGCACGAGCACCTGGTGCGGCGCGCGGGCCTGGCCATGGCGTCGATCGTCCTGCTCTCGCCCATCATCCAGCCCTGGTACATCCTCTGGTTCGTGCCGCTGCTCGCGGCCACCGGCATCCGCAACGACTGGCAGGTCAAGTCCCTCTACATCGTGGTGACCTTCTTCGTGGTGTTCGGCGCACAGGACCAGCTGTCGGTCTACTCCTTCGTGCAGCTGGGCGTGCCGGTCTCCTCGATCGCCTTCTTCGTGGCGCTCGGGATGACCGTGTACCTCGCGTTCCTCGACGTGCACACCCGCAAGGCCCTGTTCGGCGGTCGCCGGAACGACGGGAACTGGGGCGTCATCTGA
- the orn gene encoding oligoribonuclease, producing MAKTQERIVWIDCEMTGLDLEHDALIEVAALVTDSELNILGDGVDVVIKPSDEALAQMNDFVRQMHTDSKLLDELPHGMTMAEAQEKVLAYIKEWVPGVGVAPLGGNSIGTDKMFLLRDMPELVNHLHYRVIDVSTIKELSRRWFTRAYFQAPAKHGGHRALGDIRDSIDELRYYRQAVFVPAPGPDTATAREISAQISAAPESAATAARLEQQL from the coding sequence GTGGCTAAAACACAAGAGCGAATTGTCTGGATCGACTGCGAGATGACCGGGCTGGACCTGGAACACGACGCCCTGATCGAGGTGGCGGCCCTGGTCACCGACTCGGAGCTGAACATCCTGGGTGACGGCGTGGACGTCGTGATCAAGCCGTCCGACGAGGCACTGGCCCAGATGAACGACTTCGTCCGTCAGATGCACACGGACTCGAAGCTGCTGGATGAACTCCCCCACGGGATGACCATGGCGGAGGCGCAGGAGAAGGTCCTGGCGTACATCAAGGAATGGGTTCCCGGGGTGGGCGTCGCCCCTCTGGGCGGCAATTCCATCGGCACGGACAAGATGTTCCTGCTCCGCGACATGCCGGAGCTGGTGAACCACCTGCACTACCGGGTGATCGACGTGAGCACCATCAAGGAGCTCTCCCGCCGCTGGTTCACCCGGGCCTACTTCCAGGCGCCGGCCAAGCACGGCGGACACCGCGCCCTGGGCGACATCCGCGACTCCATCGACGAGCTGCGCTACTACCGCCAGGCGGTCTTCGTCCCGGCCCCGGGGCCGGACACGGCCACCGCGCGGGAGATCTCCGCTCAGATCTCCGCCGCCCCCGAGAGCGCCGCCACCGCGGCCCGGCTCGAGCAGCAGCTGTAA